aaattattttattccagttggaataatttttcaaaaaattcaaaaattatttttcaaaaataaataaaatttatttctaggTGAAAtcgaattttttataaaatgcttTTGGTAAAAAATTTTCTGAACTAATTGGTAAGAGGTCTCTCTATTTTTgtgttgaaagaaaataaaaaataataaataagaagaGTTTTAAAGCAATTTACCCTATTTAAAGTTTGGTCACCACAAGTCACCCTTAAAAGCTTTtcaaccaaaatgaaaattttacatatcAAGTCCCTGAATATTTTAGGCCATCACATTTTAGTCTAGTACTGCCAATTTATCAGTaccattttatttacatttaattatagttttaaattcaaaaccaaCTCAATTTTATTTACATCCACACccttaaaatactattaattgataaattaattttatttattaaatttaaaattaaatttatttatttttagtgtggTAATATTATTTGATTCGGCGTATACAATAACTTAGATAAGGATCATAataacttataataaaattaatactaaaaataaatatgtatcgaacttttcttcaaaaatattggacagataatgaaattattttaatttcacatataaaattaaatttagcataaataaaaatacaaataaaataaaaattaaaaattaaagaaaaatgtgaCTGGTtcttaaatctataaaaattaaaaaagaaaaggttgggTGGAGACAATAATCCATTGTATGGAGGGAGggattaagctaaaacaaaaCATCAAGAATGGCAGATTTAACTTCATTAGATGAAATCTATAGTGTTtagtaagaaaagaaaaagtgagaatccagttaaagaataattttattagcATCCGATTGAAACAAAAGGAAGAGAGATTTTTAGTCTTTAGTTTTACTATAAAGAACAGCGGCAGATGCAGTGAATGAGATGAACAGAGATCTTTAATCTCTTCTCTGACCCAAATACACTGTCACCTTTACCCACTgccatcatcatcttcatcatcatcaaggGCTTCCAATAAGCCAAGAAAAGTGTTCCTTTTCCCTATACTAACCTATATCTAAGCCCCCCCCtatatttacttttctttctctctctggGTTTTTTCCCGAGAAAATTCTTGTGGAGAAAATTTGttgtttcttgttgtttttggttagtGGGTGTTAAAAAGACTGAAAACCCATTTTCATAGTTTGGTTACTGAATTGAATAGTACTTATAAGAGACCCAATTTCCAAAATCTGTGTTTTTacttagaaaaagaaaaagatgactGAAAGAGATaggttaggcttggaataagagCTGTAAACTTTTGATTATGGTGATGGAAATGGAATCAATCAATGGCGGGGCCTTTTGGGAGAGTGAACAGTATTTGGTTTCATTGTGGTGGGAAAAGTACAGTCAAGAAGAGCAGATTAGTAAGCAGAAAGGTGTCTTCCATTAAAATCTGACTCTGGATCCTCGAAGGAATCATCATTATAAACATcaaaatcttcttcttttttcagaTTTTGGTGCAAAATCAATCGAACATGCAAGGAAAATGGGAGAAAATCATCACCAAGCTGCTGCAACATCGTCAAGATTGAGGATAAAGCACGTTGGAGGAGAGATCGTTGAGGTTCAAGGAGGTCACATTGTTCGATCAACTGGAAGAAAAGATCGTCACAGTAAAGTTTGTACTGCTAAAGGTCCTCGAGACCGACGAGTTCGTCTCTCGGCTCACACCGCCATCCAGTTTTACGACGTACAGGACCGTCTCGGATACGACCGTCCTAGCAAAGCTGTGGATTGGCTAATAAAAAAAGCCAAATCCGCCATTGACGAGCTCGCCGAGCTTCCTCCATGGAACCCATTGGATGCAACGATTTCAACCAAGAAACCCAATAACCAAGAAGACCTAAACACATCAACAGCAACAAACAATGAATTTCACATCGAAAACCTTGCTGCTGGGTCTGGTTCTCAATGCGTTCAGCAGCACGAAATGGGAGATAACTTGAATAATAATTCGGGTTTTCTTCCAGCTTCTTTAGTTTCTGATGAGATTGCTGATACTATGAAGTCTTTTTTTCCATTGGGAGCTTCTAGTGAGACGCCGCCGTCTTCTTCATTACAATTTCAGGATTACCCGCCGGACTTGTTGTCAAGGACGAGCAGCCATAGTCAAGATCTGCGGCTTTCGCTTCAGTCATTTCCGGAGCCAATTCTTTTGCATCACCATGAACACCATGCTGCTGCTACAGCTCAGGCGCACCATAGTGAATCTGTTCTATTCTCTGGAACCACCCCATTAGCCGGTTTCGATGGGTCTAATGCTGGATGGGAGCACCACCAGCAGCAGCAACCGGTGGAGATTGGGAGGTTTCAGAGATTGTTTGCTTGGAATAGCAGTGGTGGTGATGCTGGTGGTGGCAATGGCGGTGGATTTATCTTTGGCACTCCATCGCAACAGTCATTGCCACTGACTTTTGGCCAAAACAGCCAGTTTTTTTCTCAGAGGGGACCCCTTCAGTCCAGTAACACACCCTTGGTTCGTGCTTGGATAGACCAGCCAATTGATGaacaccatcatcatcatcaaatccCACAAAACATCCATCAACAAGCTGCTTTATCTAGCATGGGATTCACCACATCTGGTGTATACTCCGGTTTTCGCGTTCCGTCACGAATTCAGGGCCAAGAGGAGGAGCATGACAGCATTGCCAATAAGCTGTCCTCTGCTTCCTCTGATTCTCACCATTGATCCACTAAGAGTGGAGAAAAAAAAGCCAAACTTAACCCCCTCTATCAGGTTCCACTTCTAACACTTcctcattttcatttaattttcacGTTGCTTTGCACTTACAAGTTGATTGTTGACAGTGAAGTCGATAACGAGGTGTTAATGATGGATTCAAGATCAGTTTTGAGGGAAGATTTCGGTCACATTGAATCAATGGCTTATACCTTGGGGAAGAAGGAATCTGTTTCAGGTTATTCGATTCCCAGTTTGTTAAGCTTCTATCAGCTGATTGTTTGTTgctttaatttatatttgattgagCTCTTAGAGCTCAACTATGGTTTCCTTGGACATATCATGTGTTTCGTGTTTTCAATGTTTGTGTTGTTTGCTACTATTTGCCAGTGTTACATTTAAGGTGCAAACCAAGTTTCtttaatttcagatttgtttttTCTCCTCAATTAAGACCTATGTTACTCAGTCTCACATGTAAGTGTCCATAGATATGTGCCTAACACggatatattttcatttatttggtGAGTCATTAGAGGGTTATCCCCATATCCATATCCGAATAtgtgtttaaaagaaaaacaaaacatcaaCAAATGGTTGGAAGAAGTGGAAGTGGACTTTTTCTCTAGACATTTGAATTAAGTTCGAATATTGGAGTTGTCATCGTTGGGAGGACTTTACTTGAATACCAACCTTGGCTCGACCAGAGCTAGACTCAGACCGTAAAGCGGATGAGGACTCCTGTGGTTACTAAccaagaaaaaaacaacaacaaaacgaCCTCAATCAGCATAGACCTTAAACCTTAGACCTTAAACACTGGATCAACTAATACGGAAAAGTCTTTCTCAATCACATATCCCTTTTTATCTGATATGGAAATAGAGAAGCAATCAAAACTCAGTATCTTCTGTTTAGAAATGTCAATTTCTCATATAGATAAAATTTTGTTGCTTTATTGCCTCCTATGAACAGATTGGTGCCATAAAAACTTTCTTAAACCTGCAAAAAGGGAACTGAAAAGTAACTAATAATCTTTTCTCACATCTCTATCCATGCTTGGAGTTTTCATGGTGCAATGAAAGAAAAAGTCATAAGAGTGATAGCTTTAGATGCCTCAGTTTTGCTATTGACTTGCCATATTCTTGCTCAGTTAATCttgaatgaataataatcaaACTACTCAATCACCATTGCAGACATTTTTGCCAAAATTAGCAGAATTTAGATAGTGTTATAGGACCTGAATCACTTCAGCTGCTTACATGcttttaatataaaacaattggggggggggggtatCTCTGAACCGTGTCCTGGACCTTAGATTAGCATTGAAACCAGGTTGTTGAAGATACTTAAAAGCTCACACACTTATTTCAATCAATGAGGATTCTTTAGCAGATATAGAGATGAAATGAGGCTAAGTTGAGTACATCTGTAGCAGGAACTATTAAAGGGAAATGAGATGAATACAAAGAAGCTCAATAATGTTAGAATAGTATAATTATACAGTAATGGGTTAGATGCCACCAAAATTTTGGTACTTTGCCCATCTGTAAATGGTCCCCTCACTGCTATGTATATCTCAGAGCCTAATATAAAAATAGCATCTTCAGCTTTGCTGgaaattcttattttcttttaataacataaacaaatatgaACCCATAAAAGAATACTTTGTGTTCTATTTATATTTGCTTTATGGTTGTTGGCTATGTTGTTCTGGTACTTCCATTTTCTGAAAGATCCGTGTTTGAGTCATAACTGACATAGATAAGGATCCTCGAAATACATGAAAAGATCGTAAAAAAATAGACACCTACACCTGAGTATTGGTGCTTGTTTTTGTTTGAGGGTGGTTGGATTGGAGAGCTTCTTGTTGGCCTTGTAGTTGGGCTTACCTATTGCATTATGCAATGTAATAATGAATGATTGTAGGATTCCTAAGTCATTTGTCAGACCACACCATTGACTTAATTGCACTGCGCATTCCTAAGGGATATTTGGCGATTTTGAGAGATTAATACTCAAACCCAAAGttcttcaataaaaaaaaattaataagtaGAAGATCATCTGCAAAAAGTAAATGAGAAATGATAGATTCTCGGTGGGAAAATGTAAAAGGCCTTTATTGATGGTTCGCAACTCGCTCCTAAATCGTTTGAGATCATTTTTCCGACCCTGACGTAAACGTTGTTGAGGAGAGAAATTCGGTAAACCTTGTCCATTACACAAAATCAACCCTAATATTTAATGATCTTAAAGTAAAGTCCCTCAAATTTTACTTCACTATCGTTTGAGAGGATGAAAATAGTTTACTTAAATATGGAAGTGTTTCTAACTCAGAAGTTAGTCAAATTGATTCAGatacaattaattttaagaaatgaaatccagtatgtattttaatatatatatatatatatatatattgtggtttttgaaattcagaaaaaattttgattcatcaCCCACATTTTCTTAAACAGATTCATCAAATATGCTGATTTTGTTGGGAAAATAAATGTTGCGAAAAGCTATAAGCTTCAtcagtcaaaaaaaaaaaaaaaaaaaaaaaaatccatagtGAATATGAAGGTTAAATTCTGTTATTAGTCTCTCAATTTAGTTTCTATGCTTtaacttgattaattttaattcttatatttttcgaattgatcaattttagtcttgacCTAAACAATAGTAGTTAAATTCATTTGATTAAACTCAATTATTGGTCTTATACTATGCATTAGACCTGTTTATGGACCGGGTTATCTGTTCAGACTTGAAAGCTCATCCGAAATTTGGGagggtttagacaaaaaaattaagcccgtttaaaatatgagtcgACCCTAAACTTGAACATTCAAGGTCCAAGCTCGGCCCGACCCaacctatttttaagtttataatactttacattatattatttttatatattatgtaatttagaacacattaaaaaaataaacctatactaaatatacAATGCTAcactaatgtaaacattaaaatagtgTTAAgattactatataaaaattttcaataaataaaaatgtataaaatatataaaattattaaatattaaaataaaataaatatatttttaaaaaatgttaaaaaataatatgggtggGTCTAAAATGGGCTtgagttagttttttttttttttgcaaatatagacgggtttgggcaaaattttaggtctaTATTTCGAGTCGGGCTTAGGCAAACTTAgagtatgttaatatcatgcttaggcTTGGTCCGGCCCAACCCATGAGCACTTCTACTATGCATACAATTGTAGATTTGGTCTATATTATCCAATTGGATCATTccaagtttttatatttttcgaattttaaaatttaaattttgatgcaAATGACAGTCGTATCCATTAACTAgatttttagttagtattatatagaaataacaatataacaccccaaaactCGACCTATAAATTTCGACTGAATTCTGGAAGTTACATTAGCCACTGTAATGACTTGACATACAATCCGTTCAAACTTTACAAACGCtatttctaaaaccacttataCTCACGTTTAGTAAAATTCAGTATTAATTtatctagaaaaaaaaaaaaaaatccagaaACAGCTACTTAAACACCTGACTAACTATGATGTTTTTATGAAAGAAAACATCGACCTCAAAACAAATGTCCATGCAGggaaatattaaaactaattcAAGCTGAAAAATCACATACCAGAGTTTACTTAAACTTATTTACAAAAACAATTGAAACCAGTAGTATTAATATcagaaaaacttaattaaatcaaatcaaacgtAAGATTCTGAGA
This sequence is a window from Gossypium raimondii isolate GPD5lz chromosome 5, ASM2569854v1, whole genome shotgun sequence. Protein-coding genes within it:
- the LOC105766388 gene encoding transcription factor TCP4 isoform X2, whose amino-acid sequence is MVMEMESINGGAFWESEQYLVSLWWEKYSQEEQINFGAKSIEHARKMGENHHQAAATSSRLRIKHVGGEIVEVQGGHIVRSTGRKDRHSKVCTAKGPRDRRVRLSAHTAIQFYDVQDRLGYDRPSKAVDWLIKKAKSAIDELAELPPWNPLDATISTKKPNNQEDLNTSTATNNEFHIENLAAGSGSQCVQQHEMGDNLNNNSGFLPASLVSDEIADTMKSFFPLGASSETPPSSSLQFQDYPPDLLSRTSSHSQDLRLSLQSFPEPILLHHHEHHAAATAQAHHSESVLFSGTTPLAGFDGSNAGWEHHQQQQPVEIGRFQRLFAWNSSGGDAGGGNGGGFIFGTPSQQSLPLTFGQNSQFFSQRGPLQSSNTPLVRAWIDQPIDEHHHHHQIPQNIHQQAALSSMGFTTSGVYSGFRVPSRIQGQEEEHDSIANKLSSASSDSHH
- the LOC105766388 gene encoding transcription factor TCP4 isoform X1; this translates as MVMEMESINGGAFWESEQYLVSLWWEKYSQEEQISKQKDFGAKSIEHARKMGENHHQAAATSSRLRIKHVGGEIVEVQGGHIVRSTGRKDRHSKVCTAKGPRDRRVRLSAHTAIQFYDVQDRLGYDRPSKAVDWLIKKAKSAIDELAELPPWNPLDATISTKKPNNQEDLNTSTATNNEFHIENLAAGSGSQCVQQHEMGDNLNNNSGFLPASLVSDEIADTMKSFFPLGASSETPPSSSLQFQDYPPDLLSRTSSHSQDLRLSLQSFPEPILLHHHEHHAAATAQAHHSESVLFSGTTPLAGFDGSNAGWEHHQQQQPVEIGRFQRLFAWNSSGGDAGGGNGGGFIFGTPSQQSLPLTFGQNSQFFSQRGPLQSSNTPLVRAWIDQPIDEHHHHHQIPQNIHQQAALSSMGFTTSGVYSGFRVPSRIQGQEEEHDSIANKLSSASSDSHH